AAATCATCTATGAATGTGCCGACCTCGTCTACCATACATTAGTGGCGCTTGCGAGCAAAGATATTTCTCCAGAATTAATTAGAAAAGAGCTAAAAAGGCGATTTGGAATAAGCGGTATAGAAGAAAAAGCTTCAAGGAGTAAATGATGAAAAAGCTATTTACACTTCTCCTTCTTGCTTCTACACTTTTAGCACAAAATGCCATTTTGGCAGTCCAATGGTTTCCCTCTGTGTGCAAGGTAAAGCATTACAAAACTTGCAAAAAACCGATAGAGTACTGGCAGACACATTTTACCCTTCATGGACTGTGGCCTACGAAAAAAGAGTACTGCAATGTTCCAGCAAGAGCAAAAATGCTCGATAAAAAAGGAGATTGGGGATCACTTCCAAAACTCATTAATCCATCAATGACAGAACTGCTCTTTACATATATGCCAGGGGCTGTTATAGGACTACACAAACATGAGTATGTCAAACATGGAAGTTGCTTGAGTCCAAGCCCAGACTTTTATTTTCTCACATCATTCTCATTGCTTTCCCAACTCAACAATACTCCTATGCGTTTTTTCTTCTTAAAAAATAGGGGGAAACGTGTTCAAACAGCAAAAATTGCAAAGCTTTTTGATAAGGCCTTTTTCAAAGGAGCAGGAAAGCGAGTTCGATTTATATGTGAAAAAGGGTATTTGACAGAGATGCGGATTAATCTTGCTGGAGAGATTTCACCGCAAAGCTATCTGTGTGATCTTTTGCGAGAGGCAAAACCGATAAAACGAGGGTGTACAATCGGTAAAATTGGGCGCTAATAGAGATATCCCTCTTTTGCCAATGCCTCCCTTATAGCTTTCAATTGCTCATTTTTATTTTTGCACCATTCAGGTGCCAATAGGGTTTCATCACCTATACCCGCACTCACCCGTTGTATTATCATCTCTTTTGGAAGCATCTTTATCGCTTCAACAAGGGTTTCGATATAGGTCTCTTGTGAAATAGGAGTAAATTTTCCCTTCATATAATCAACTGCCAAGGCAGTATTTTTCACCACATACAATGGATGGATCTTAATGGAATCAATACCCCATTCGATCGACTTCTTGATAGTTTGCAACATCATATCGGGCGTTTCGTCAGGCAGTCCAAAGATCACATGACCGCAAACTTTCAGCCCTTTTGCTTTGCTTTTTTTGATCCATTCCTCCACATTGGCTACATCATGGCCTCTATTTATCTTTTGCAAAGTTTCATCAAAAACCGATTGGATGCCATATTCGATCCAGATCTCATATTTTTGTGAAAGATCGGCTAAAAAATCCAAAATCTCTTCTGTAACACTGTCGCTTCTTGTCCCGATGCTCAACCCGATACATTGTGGCTGCTTGAGCGCTTCTGTGTAGAGGATTTTAAGAGTTTCCAAGGGAGCATACGTATTGGTAAAAGCTTGAAAATAGGCTAAAAACTTCTCATAACCAAATTTTTCATAATGTGCTTTCGTTCCAATGTATTGGAAACGAATCTCTTGCAGCTGTTTTTGCAAGAGCGGATTGGTTGTGCTCTCAGGTGACAAAAAGATCTTTTTGGTTTTTGCTAAATTTGGACTGAAAGATTCATTTTCACAGAAGGTACATCCCCCTTTGGCCACCCGCCCATCGATATTTGGACAGGTAAAACCTGAGAGCCCCAGGGGAACCTTCTTCACTCTTGTTCCAAAACGTTTTTTACAGTATCTTCCAAATGTCAGTAGTCGTCTCAATCCGATCCTCTAGTTTTTGTTTGGCACTGGATAATTGCCATCAAAACATGCCATACAATAGCTTTGATCGTTTCCGACACTTCGAATTAATCCGGGAATAGAAAGATACGCTAAGGTATCTGCACCGATATATTTTCGTGTCTCTTCAACACTGAGTCTCGAACTGATAAGCTCCTCTTTCGTAGGCGTATCGACTCCATAATAGCATGGGCCCGTAGTAGGAGGTGCGGAGATTCTCATATGCACCTCTTTGGCACCAAACTCTTTTAAAATAGAAACAATTTTTTTGCTTGTAGTTCCTCGTACGATACTGTCATCGATAACGATAAGCCTTTTTCCCTGAATCACGTTTTTGATCGGATTGAGTTTCATTTTTACTTTTAAATCTCTAATCTCTTGTGTCGGTTCAATGAAAGTTCTTCCCACATAGTGGTTTCGTATGATACCAAGCTCAAAAGGAATTCCACTCTCTTCACTGTACCCTATAGCAGATGCTACACCGCTATCTGGGACAGGAACGACCATATCTGCCTCTACTGGATACTCCTTTGCAAGCTCCCGACCCATTTTTTTGCGCAGTTCATACACATTTTTCCCAAAAACATTACTGTCAGGTCGTGCAAAATAGATATATTCAAAGATACATTTTGCCGGAGTCGGATCAAAAACCTGAATACTTTTTGGCTCTATACCCTCTTCGAAAACAAGGAGTTCGCCCGGTTTCACATCTCGTACATATTCAGCCCCTATAAGATCAAAGGCACATGTCTCGCTAGCTACAACCCAGCCTTCACCGAGTCTTCCAAGTACCAGCGGACGAAATCCATAGGGATCTCGCATTGCAAACATCTTCTTTCTACTCAAAAGAATCATCGAATAGGCACCCTCGATTTTATGCAGAGCTTCGATGATTCGATCATACAGATGCTCTTTTTGGCTCCTGGCGATCAGATGGATGATATTTTCCGTATCCATAAATGTCTGAAAAATCGCCCCCTCTTTGATCAGCTCTTTTCGTACTGGTTTTGCATTGGTCAAATTACCGTTATGCACGACAGCTATTTGACCAAGATCGTACCTTGCAAAAATGGGTTGGGCATCAAGCACGGAATCATCCCCGGCAGTTGAGTATCTCGTATGGCCTACTGCACTGTTTCCTTCAAGCAAAGAAAGTTTTTTTTCATCAAAAACTTGCGTTACAAGTCCCCGTCCTTTGGAGATATGGATACGCTCGCCATCACTGCTCGCTATTCCGGCAGCTTCTTGACCTCTGTGCTGTAAAGAAAAAAGACCGTAAAAGGCATATTTTGCAGCCTCTGGAACATTGAAAAGTCCAATTACTGAACACATCTTACAATCCTAAACAGTCATCGATAGTATATAAGCCCGGCTCTTGTGCAACAAGCCATTTGGCGGCTTTGATAGCCCCTTTTGCAAAAGTGTCGCGGCTCGTTGCTGTGTGGTTGAGTTCGATATATTCGCCATCATTATAAAACCCAACAGTATGACGGCCCACAATATCACCGCCTCGAAGAGCAAATACACCGATTTCATCTTTGCTTCGTTCACCGATATTCCCGTCTCTTCCGCTCACTCGTACCTTTTCAAGATCGAGTTCTCTCGCTTTTGCTGCATACTCTGCAAGCGTTAAAGCAGTGCCACTAGGCGCATCTTTTTTGTATCTGTGATGCATCTCAACGATCTCGATATCAAAATCTCTCAGTTTTTCACTGGTCATCGCCACAAGTCTTTTGAGCAAAGCAATACCAAGGCTCATGTTTGTCGCATATAATACCGGAGCTTTTTGAGCAAGTGTTTGCATCAGATTTTGCTGATGTTTACTTAGTCCCGTTGTCCCGCTTACCAATGGTTTTGGATGATTCAAAAGTCTCTCCAAAAGAGCTTCCGTCCCTTCAGGCAATGTAAAATCGATAATCACATCGCTTTTTTGAATGAGTGTATCGATATCGTTCGTCACTGTCGCACCCGGTACCTCAAGCTCTATGCCTTTGAGAACATGAACAACACAAACTCTTGCAATTTCATCGTTTTGAAGATTTTTAATAAGCAGTGAACCTACTCTTCCACTTCCCCCATATATTCCGACATTTAGCATGGTTTCAACTCCCCAATTTTTTCGATATAATCGATTGCACTGATAGCTGCCGTTGCTCCATCTCCGGCAGCACACACAACCTGTTTCGATGCATCTGCTCGGATATCTCCGGCTGCGAACAGTCCCGGAATGTCCGTTCGCATTCGAAGATCAACAATCACTTCACCCCAGTGATTGACGCTGCATAAAAAGCTACCGTCCTCTTGCTTAAGGACCTCGTTGTTGACATTCATACCTACAAATACAAAAATACCAGGAACTTTCAAATCGATCTCTTTGCCCTGCTGATCGATAATCACACCTTGCAAACCCATCTGATCGCCATAGGCTCTTTTGACCGTCGCATTCAAAATGAGTTCAATTTTTGGATTTTTCAATACTCGATCCACTGTGGCAGGAGCTGCTCTAAAGGCATCACGTCTATGAATCAGATAGACTTTCGAAGCTATCTTGGATAGATAAAGTGCCTCTTCCAAAGCGGTATCCCCGCCACCAAGAACAGCCACCTCTTTATCTTTATAAAAAAAGCCGTCACATGTTGCACAAGTACTCACACCTTTGCCGAAAAACTCCTCTTCTCCTTCAAAACCGGCTCTTTTTGGAGTACTGCCTGTACAGACGATAACCGCTTTTGCCTGAAACGTTTTTTGGGATCCGCAATGGATAGTAAAGGTTCCGTTACACTCTCTTGTAATTCTATGAACCTCTTCCATCTCATGCTTCAGACCAAATCGCATAGCCTGTTTTGGCCAGCACTCCATAAGTTCCATTCCTGTTACCACTTCACAGACTCCCGGGTAGTTCTCCACTTCACTGCTTTGTGTAATTGCTCCTCCGGGAAGTCCCTTTTCAAACATGACTACATTGGATAGTCCACCTCTTGTGGCATAAAGACCTGCAGTCAATCCCGCGGGTCCACCACCAATTATTGCAAGATCGAGCATTTTAGGATCCTTTATTGCTAAATCTGCAATATACCTTGGTATATTCCAAATTTAGCAACAGATTTTTCAGCAGAATGAAAGAGTCGAAAGATCGGGGCAAAGCCCCTGAAAGATTAAGAAAGAAGTGCATCAAGTTTTTGTTTATATACATCCTTGCTTGCTGCACCAACCATTTGATCAACAAGCTGTCCATCTTTAAAGAAAAGAATTGTAGGAATTGATCGAATACCGTATCGAATAGCGATATCTTGTTCTTCATCAGTATTGACTTTTGCAATTTTCGCTTTTCCTTCATACTCCTCAGCAAGCTCGTCTATGATTGGAGCGATCATTCTACAAGGCCCACACCAAGGTGCCCAGAAATCTACCATTACAACACCTTCTTTGATCGTATCATCAAAATTGGATGCATTTAATTCAATATATTTTCCCATTTTTTTCTCCTTAACTAATAAATTTTATCAAGAGATTTTATTATACTCTTTTTTTCTTAACCTCACATAATTGTGAGATTCTCTATCATCTCCAAAGTATTCTTTTTGATAAGAACACCATCAATTTGATACGGCAAATCAAGACCATTTTTCATCATATAAAACTCGATTGCCAAAAGAAGTTTTTCCATCTTTTTGTGGGTAATTCTATGAACAGGATCATCTTTATCACTCGATTTCACTTCGATAAAATGGAGCACTCCATCCTTTTGTGCAATGATATCTATCTCTCCAAATCGGGAATGAAAGTTTTTCTCTCGAATGGTAAAACCATTTTTGATCAAAAACGCTTCCGCTTTCTTTTCGCCTCTTTGTCCCAGCAGATAGCTTTTGAGTCCCATTACAAAACTTTTACTTTGACACTTTTAAAACGGGCCGTTTTGACAAACGTATCCGCTTCATCTCCAAAAAGGTAATTGATATGGCTTTTTGCATGATGAAAAGAAACATACAGTGTCCCTCGCTTGATCGTTTTAGAAAATTTGATCTTCAAAGGATGGGACCTTCCATATTTGCTTTCCAGTACAACCCTGTCTTTCCCTTCAAAAAACTCTCTATCTTTCTCACTCACCAATAAAATATCCTCTTCATGTCTCTTTGCCAGCTTTTCACACGCTTTCGTTTGTGCTGCATTGTTATAATGAACGATGATTCGTCCGGTCGTCAGATAAAAATGGGGATCTTTTTTTTGCATCAACTCTTTCATCATACCTCGAAGCTCATACTGTTTATAACGAAATGTTCCATATCCGTCTTTTGTTCGAAAAGTATCTTTATGCAAAATAGGAGTATCCTCTTCAAAAACAGGCCATTGTAAACCACGCAAGCGATTTTTGGCAAGCTTTTCATAACTTGCACCTTTAAACCTCCTATGCGCCACCTTACGTACTTCATTCCAAATAGATTCTGGATTTTCATACGCAAAACTTTGATCAAAAAATTTGCCTATTCCGACCAATACCTCCCAGTCATCTGGAAGATTGCACTGGATGAGAGGTTGAGAAAGATGGAGTCTTCTTTCGGCATTCACATAGACTCCTTCTTTTTCATAGGCACTTTTGACACCAAAAACCACATCAGCATACTTTGTGATTTCGTTGAAAAAGATCTCATTGACAACCAAAAGTTCCAGGTTTTTGAGAGCTTTTTTGATCTTGTTTTGGTTTGGATGGATATGTGCGATATCTTC
This region of Nitratiruptor sp. YY08-10 genomic DNA includes:
- a CDS encoding TIGR01212 family radical SAM protein (This family includes YhcC from E. coli K-12, an uncharacterized radical SAM protein.): MRRLLTFGRYCKKRFGTRVKKVPLGLSGFTCPNIDGRVAKGGCTFCENESFSPNLAKTKKIFLSPESTTNPLLQKQLQEIRFQYIGTKAHYEKFGYEKFLAYFQAFTNTYAPLETLKILYTEALKQPQCIGLSIGTRSDSVTEEILDFLADLSQKYEIWIEYGIQSVFDETLQKINRGHDVANVEEWIKKSKAKGLKVCGHVIFGLPDETPDMMLQTIKKSIEWGIDSIKIHPLYVVKNTALAVDYMKGKFTPISQETYIETLVEAIKMLPKEMIIQRVSAGIGDETLLAPEWCKNKNEQLKAIREALAKEGYLY
- the trxB gene encoding thioredoxin-disulfide reductase, which gives rise to MLDLAIIGGGPAGLTAGLYATRGGLSNVVMFEKGLPGGAITQSSEVENYPGVCEVVTGMELMECWPKQAMRFGLKHEMEEVHRITRECNGTFTIHCGSQKTFQAKAVIVCTGSTPKRAGFEGEEEFFGKGVSTCATCDGFFYKDKEVAVLGGGDTALEEALYLSKIASKVYLIHRRDAFRAAPATVDRVLKNPKIELILNATVKRAYGDQMGLQGVIIDQQGKEIDLKVPGIFVFVGMNVNNEVLKQEDGSFLCSVNHWGEVIVDLRMRTDIPGLFAAGDIRADASKQVVCAAGDGATAAISAIDYIEKIGELKPC
- a CDS encoding YraN family protein, with product MGLKSYLLGQRGEKKAEAFLIKNGFTIREKNFHSRFGEIDIIAQKDGVLHFIEVKSSDKDDPVHRITHKKMEKLLLAIEFYMMKNGLDLPYQIDGVLIKKNTLEMIENLTIM
- the dapB gene encoding 4-hydroxy-tetrahydrodipicolinate reductase encodes the protein MLNVGIYGGSGRVGSLLIKNLQNDEIARVCVVHVLKGIELEVPGATVTNDIDTLIQKSDVIIDFTLPEGTEALLERLLNHPKPLVSGTTGLSKHQQNLMQTLAQKAPVLYATNMSLGIALLKRLVAMTSEKLRDFDIEIVEMHHRYKKDAPSGTALTLAEYAAKARELDLEKVRVSGRDGNIGERSKDEIGVFALRGGDIVGRHTVGFYNDGEYIELNHTATSRDTFAKGAIKAAKWLVAQEPGLYTIDDCLGL
- the purF gene encoding amidophosphoribosyltransferase, whose amino-acid sequence is MCSVIGLFNVPEAAKYAFYGLFSLQHRGQEAAGIASSDGERIHISKGRGLVTQVFDEKKLSLLEGNSAVGHTRYSTAGDDSVLDAQPIFARYDLGQIAVVHNGNLTNAKPVRKELIKEGAIFQTFMDTENIIHLIARSQKEHLYDRIIEALHKIEGAYSMILLSRKKMFAMRDPYGFRPLVLGRLGEGWVVASETCAFDLIGAEYVRDVKPGELLVFEEGIEPKSIQVFDPTPAKCIFEYIYFARPDSNVFGKNVYELRKKMGRELAKEYPVEADMVVPVPDSGVASAIGYSEESGIPFELGIIRNHYVGRTFIEPTQEIRDLKVKMKLNPIKNVIQGKRLIVIDDSIVRGTTSKKIVSILKEFGAKEVHMRISAPPTTGPCYYGVDTPTKEELISSRLSVEETRKYIGADTLAYLSIPGLIRSVGNDQSYCMACFDGNYPVPNKN
- the trxA gene encoding thioredoxin; translation: MGKYIELNASNFDDTIKEGVVMVDFWAPWCGPCRMIAPIIDELAEEYEGKAKIAKVNTDEEQDIAIRYGIRSIPTILFFKDGQLVDQMVGAASKDVYKQKLDALLS